A single genomic interval of Bacillota bacterium harbors:
- a CDS encoding DUF4446 family protein encodes MTISLTDGAILAIVGVSWFVLAIWLLYVTVSISKINRRARAIAKAGENADFVSKVENSLNEISVLNDNLNIVRSNQERLSAMLETAIKRVGVVRFDAFEDVGGRQSFAVALLNDRGDGVVISAINGRNEGRSYAKFIKQGRSEFNLTVEEKQAISKALTEASKELV; translated from the coding sequence ATGACTATAAGTTTAACTGACGGCGCGATTTTGGCAATTGTCGGAGTCAGCTGGTTTGTACTGGCAATCTGGCTTCTTTACGTTACTGTAAGTATAAGTAAAATTAATCGACGTGCAAGGGCAATCGCGAAAGCAGGGGAAAATGCCGATTTTGTGAGTAAAGTCGAGAATAGTTTAAACGAAATCTCGGTTTTGAACGATAACTTAAACATAGTCAGGTCCAACCAAGAACGGCTCTCGGCCATGCTTGAAACGGCCATTAAGCGAGTCGGGGTGGTGCGCTTTGACGCTTTCGAAGACGTTGGTGGCAGGCAGAGCTTTGCGGTAGCTCTACTAAACGACCGTGGTGACGGTGTCGTTATAAGTGCTATAAACGGGCGAAATGAGGGCAGAAGTTATGCCAAGTTTATAAAGCAGGGGCGCTCTGAATTTAACCTAACGGTTGAGGAAAAACAGGCGATTTCTAAAGCGCTCACCGAAGCCAGTAAAGAACTGGTCTGA